The DNA region AGAGCCCTAATGGAGTAGCCCGGGCCCCCATTGGCCCAAGCCACTTGTTCTCCACCCTGCATGCTGTCCGGAAAAATACCCCGATAAATCAACAGTCGATGGCAtagcaaaaaatgaaaagatcgGGATCAACATAGACAACCTACAGATAGAAAGCATACAGAGCAGACAACACCGACTTTCAAAGACTGTACTTCACCTGGAGCCTCGTCCTCGAAGATGGAGTTGACGTTCTTCCCAACAGTCGACAGCGCAATTGTTTTGGACCAGACATTTGACCAATGCGAAACAAAACTCTGCCTCTGAATCCATGGACATACTGTTTTCCTACTGCCCAACTCCTCCCCAGCTGCCTTCCACCTGTTATGCCGGAACTTCACTGAGTTGCATGGCTGGATGGCGAAAAGGGGGGAATTCGATCGCTAGGAAGGAACCGTCAAAACCTACTGATTTCTCTTTTGATGGGAGGGGGAAAATGGAAGATATATTATTAACtcgaagaaaataaaaattgactGCCTAAGCTTTTATTAACTGCGTAAGCCCTTGTGGTATCTATTTGAGGGCCCAATAAGCCCATTGACTGCAATTCCGTGATGTCAAGCCCATTATTAACATGCATGAAGAAAAGATTGCCAACTTCGCGGACTTTGTTCCACTGAGAATTTAGTGAGGGTAAATTCCAAGACACGCCTATAGCTTTGTCAAATACTACCTGCACTTTCTCGTTTTAAAAATACTATTTTTGCTGACATGATAGCTAAGCGGACGTCAAGGTACAATATTATGAGGTTGCACTTTTAAATATagttttcaatttaaaaaaataaatagaaaatctaaaataaaattgaaaaaagaacaaGGGCAGATTGTCGATGGGACTCCATCGCCGGCAACCTATACCATGGCGAGGTCACCGGAGGCCCTCACCTAGGAGACAAGTGGCCGGCCGGGGAGACACCGCCGATCTACCTCACCTTGGGGGACATGTGGTTGAGAGGGGTGGCTCAACCGCCAGTCTAGCCCCTCTCTACAATAATTTTAGAGGGAAGAGAGACGGAGCAAGACCCCACTAGCGATCTGCCCTTGcttaattattgtttttttttaatttcagttttttaaattttaaatttttcatttattatttgaaattaaaatcaatattTAAAAGTGCTACTCTAGAATATTGTACGCGGCATCCACTCAGCtaccatattaaaaaaataagggcGGTCATTATCCTATTTTAAAGGGAAAGGGTGCTAGAACATTTGGAATGGAGAGACCCATTTTAGTGACTCATTTCCCATTTCATTCCAGAAAGTGTAATCCCTACTTATTTTGGGAGTCATTTCTGGAACCTATTTACATATCTATTAAAGGGGAAAGAGTGGCAGGCATTGAGAGCCATGCTTGATACGTGGAGTGCGTCAATTGTCCCTGGACCCTCTAATCCTGGCCCGGGGGGGGATGGGGATGGGGATGGGGATGTGGATTTGGGGTTTCGAGTTTCTCTTCCCCACAATGGCAAcctttaatttgtattttcggCTAAGAACATGAATGATTTGTTTTTGTTGATAGGATATTAGTTAATATTACGTCGGCAATCACCGACTAATTAACATATGCTGTCGAAAACAAAGCCGATGCGGTTAAGGGAATATTCAGAGCAAAGCAAACGGCAGATGAAATTCTCTTAATCATAGAAAACGTTATAACCACCGACTATAAATACCTAGGTTGTGGACTCACTGACAGCTATATACAAGTTCCCTTGTTTAAGATTCAATTTATTCATATTCTTTTACTGAAGCCCCAGAAAATTATGCATAATTTGATGAGATCTACGAATTGTACATAAGTAATCGAAAACTAAGATCTAGCAACCGGCtcaatttaaaattacaaaagtcACATTGACAAGAATTGAATCTTAAATGATTTAGTTCAACGGCACATTGATTAGCTTCTAGAAACATATCAAATGATTGGAGAGGGAAATATTTCTAGATGATGCCTCAATCCCATCatccactatatatataatgataatgTTTTTGCTCGAAggaaaaacatataaaattataataataaggCTGGAGAACAATGAACATTTCTTTTCCCAAtcctttaataatatatatagcaattcagaataaattttttttatgtgtatCATAATACCAAATTTTGTTATTAACAATTATTTCCTTCAcccaacaaagaaaaaaaaaaagaaatccatTCAGCTAATgaatgtgttttttttttgtttattttaatgCGAATGATTtgatattcaaaaattcaacAGTTTTCGATTGATTCAAGTTCGAATTTGATCGTCCACTAATAGATAAAATTCTTCCGATCGAAAAATCTTTTCATACATACTCAAACTAAAATCTAGcttaagaaaaagagaaactcAATCATCTAAACCAATCTATTTGGTTCTAAGAAATGTCTTTATCTAGTCTTCTCTTCTTGGTGGGTGTAATATTATGTGCAGCTCAAACTACAGTATTatttacaattaaaaaaaaagcaaaggtTAAGGACTGCTACCACCTGAATTATTGATCAGTAATCgaattccttttctttttttattttcaaataatggATATATAATACTtatgaaattataataattcattAGGTTTGAAAGATCGTACCCCTTTTGTTGTTTAGTGTAGAAGAACTGCCATAATTGGTTGGAACCATCGTCAGCCTAAGCAACAAAAGACAAGAAGATCAACCCCGAAAACTATGGACATTGAACAACATTCCAGCTAGctgtctttttcattttcccgATGTTTCTCTGTATGCGGAGAAAAATCTACTAGTGACTATGGCAAATATTATGCTCTCGGGTTTGGTTCTACGATCCATGTTCTGTCACATCAATGATGATCTCGGGGAGTATATCTCGAAAGaggaagaaacaagaaccgtGCTTCAATAATTTATCGATCGTCAACAATGCAAATATTCCTTGCTATGAAACTTCAACAACTGGAATGGTCCGTGCCCACACATTAATCAATAGATTTTTGAGATGGGGAGGAGTCTCTGTCAATTGACAAGGAACCCAATCAAAGTTATTAGAGAGATATTGGGAGTTATCAATATTGGACCACATAACCATGCAtgcaaaaagaataaataaaaaagaaaaatctatacCTCTAACGTCAAAGTAAATATTCGATGAATATTAGACAATCAAGTGGCTAAATAAcatccaataaaaatacatatgaaTAATATGCATAGTCTACAATAGTTTCATGgacttttatttatattttcgttATGATTACTCATTCATCGTGAATAAATAATactcattgaattttttttacccTGACATCAAGCTCAAGGGGCCCGCAAACTTGTCGCATACAAACAATTTCGACCACTCCTTCCGTTTACCGATTGGTGTTCATTAATTGGTGAATCATATCTTTGAGTGAGTCCCTTCATCCCATAACTTGTTTTTCCACATTGAAGTGgaaatccttttcttttgatggATCTCCCGAGAGCCGGAAAGAACTTTATTTCACGAACATTGAACTCATGCCACCGGTCGTGCTTCTGAACGGACGAGATTAACCGTTAGGGAAATCTTATCAAGAGTTTGATATTCACGATGGATTCCACCATATAAAACGTTTGTATGTATTGACAAATATGAACTATGTATAGCATTTGTTTAGTGCATGCCATGTGTAGCTTCTTTCAAAGCAATTAACTTGGAAAATTCCAATTGCCGTGACGGTTCTGAACTCTCAAGGATTGGTAATTCGTGATGCAATTGCAggcatatttttaaattaaggaAGATTGGTCAACCCCTCCAAGATCTCTCCATTACCACTTCTTCCATAAAACAGAgcttcctttttccttccttcccCTGTTCTTCCCCAAGAAATTCACTACTCAACCATTAACACAGCTCGATCGCATGTACGGAACCAGAAGGATATGTTGCGCACATCTCATCGTGATTTCAAATTCGCGCTGTTGACAAAATAAACAGAGATCGAGACAGCAATGGAAATTTATACAAATCTCGTTTAACCAATCCATATACAATTATGTATGCATATTTATATCAGTACAACAAGTGCAATCGTAGCTCAATTACTAGAGATCATATTAGTGTCCCGCTAAACATGTCGCGCATCGAGGGGAGTGGCCTGATCATCAGAGAAGTGAGAACTTCCCTCTGTTATGTTCCTTTGACATGTACACCCGAAATATCTTCTATAGACAACAGATGATGATTTCTGCAATACTTAATCATCTCCCGATAACCCGACCACAGCCTCTCTAGCTTGGCTGAAACCAGTTTAGTCGATCGATTCGACTGCTTTGCTGATGATCCAAACACGTCTTTGTTGCACTAATTAGTAGTTGCTGACTGAATGGGCGTCTGTGAGACCCGATCCGACAAATAGTACTCCATCACAAACCTATCGCTTTCTTTAGGATTGCATAGAGTCGAGAAACCGAAGCACCGAGTGACCAGCAGGAGGCAGGCGCCTCATCTGCCAGTCTCCAGCCTGATTGGATCGAGAGCTTTTTCACCAGCACTGGTCGGTCTCCCAGTTCCGTCCTCGGTAACTTGAGAACCCGGATGACACGACCGTGAGCGGCCGGCTATTCCTGTACAACTTCCCGTCATATACAGCCCGTTTCTGGGGATCCGACAGGGTGGAGTAGGCAGCGTGGATTCTCATGAACTGATCGGCAGCATCCTTCCGCCTGACTGCGGCCACGTCAGGGTGGCACACCAGGGCCAGCCGCCGATACGCTGTCTTGATCTCTTCACTAGTGGCCGCCACGGGGATCCCGAGTATCTCATAGAAGGAAGCACACGCTGTCGCCATCTCGGACGACCGCAGTGGTGAGTTGTGAGACTTGCTCGACGTCCTGGAGGATGTGAAGGTGGCAGTGGCGGAGGCAACAACAGAACGGCGGGACAACCGGGGGTGACGCGGCGGACAGGTTGCCGCAGAGTGGCAGAGGATTGTGGATggggaggaggagagggagagCATGATACGGTTGAGAGAAGCGGCTATTGATTAACTGGCTCTTCTTAATATAGCAACAGCCAACCGGTAAAGGGGGACTTGGGGAGTGTTTGGATGCGTATACATTTACAGGTGAAGAGGAttggggttttttttttttttttatataccaTGGTATCTGAAAGCCCTTTAAATTTCGAGTTTGAGTCAAGTCGATTCACTaaaaataaatcttttttaacgtgaattttctctaatcacgagattcaaattcataattttacttaaagaaataaatatcgAATCACTTAAGCCAActaacattaatttttttttaaataagggAGGTATAAACATAATAAGACAAGAATAGGAAAAGCGAAATAATTTGATATGAAAGTTCCACCCAATACCAATATGAATTAATTCAAGTAATTCGATATTTGTTCTTTCTAAGTAAGGTTTTTCGATTTGAGgctcataaaaaaaatcttttaagTGTAAATCTTATGAATATGAAGAAATGCTGAAAGGGATTGACTTTATTAGGGAACGGATCTtactcgaattgaattaatctGAGTCTAATTGATTTC from Punica granatum isolate Tunisia-2019 chromosome 3, ASM765513v2, whole genome shotgun sequence includes:
- the LOC116201827 gene encoding chaperone protein dnaJ 11, chloroplastic-like, producing MLSLSSSPSTILCHSAATCPPRHPRLSRRSVVASATATFTSSRTSSKSHNSPLRSSEMATACASFYEILGIPVAATSEEIKTAYRRLALVCHPDVAAVRRKDAADQFMRIHAAYSTLSDPQKRAVYDGKLYRNSRPLTVVSSGFSSYRGRNWETDQCW